Proteins from a genomic interval of Medicago truncatula cultivar Jemalong A17 chromosome 3, MtrunA17r5.0-ANR, whole genome shotgun sequence:
- the LOC25491000 gene encoding spermidine coumaroyl-CoA acyltransferase, with amino-acid sequence MEYEKAPLNIEKEDVLLVKPSKSTSSCILSLSTLDNKGANNNIAQTVHVYRSSSIHDYDSSFNPCHVFKEALSKALFYYYPLAGRLVRHTDGKFRVKINTDSVEFGVPFLEATANCTLSSLHYLDNTNTEIAKHLVLDLPSPQDKNYPLVLMVTKFLCGGFTIGMGMSHAICDGFGASQFFKAILELARGRTEPSVKPVWERENQVGTITTQPFPQCPMDRESVAFSPFVNQPNTKIIKQYCFKVEGETITRLKLSLMNENIRFTTFEVLAGYVWRSRARALKLSSNDKTMLNVLVGIRRNLMDYETLPKGYYGNSTIDAKVVLKVSELDEMPLYKIVKLIKETKNIAFTADYVRNSINSLETNQEDGLSMELEASGAVTVLTEWKHLGFQENLDFGGYELVNFLPAPCKMLATVDACIFSSANKLDDHDPSMDGGVRIFTSLPVAAMPKFKDEIEALRFLYRN; translated from the exons ATGGAATATGAGAAAGCTCCCCTAAATATTGAAAAGGAAGATGTTTTGCTTGTAAAGCCATCAAAATCCACTTCTTCTTGTATTCTTTCTCTATCAACACTTGACAATAAAGGTGCCAATAATAACATTGCCCAAACTGTTCATGTATAccgatcatcatcaattcatgattATGATTCCAGTTTCAACCCTTGTCATGTATTCAAAGAAGCGTTGTCCAAGGCTTTGTTTTACTATTATCCTCTAGCAG GTAGACTAGTGAGACATACTGATGGAAAATTTAGAGTCAAGATCAATACCGACAGTGTAGAATTTGGCGTTCCGTTCTTGGAAGCAACTGCTAACTGCacactttcttctcttcattacCTGGACAATACTAACACAGAAATTGCAAAACATTTGGTGCTTGATCTTCCTTCTCCTCAAGATAAAAATTACCCTTTGGTGTTAATGGTGACGAAATTTCTTTGTGGTGGTTTCACAATTGGAATGGGGATGTCACATGCTATTTGTGACGGATTTGGCGCATCACAATTCTTCAAAGCAATTCTTGAACTTGCAAGAGGAAGAACCGAGCCATCAGTGAAACCtgtgtgggaaagagaaaaCCAAGTTGGAACAATAACTACACAACCATTTCCACAATGCCCCATGGACAGAGAATCTGTTGCATTTTCACCCTTTGTGAATCAACCTAATACTAAAATTATTAAGCAATATTGTTTTAAAGTAGAGGGCGAAACGATAACAAGACTTAAGTTGAGTTTGATGAACGAAAATATAAGGTTCACAACTTTTGAAGTGCTTGCAGGTTATGTGTGGAGGTCAAGAGCAAGAGCCTTAAAACTTAGCAGCAATGACAAAACAATGCTAAATGTGTTAGTTGGTATCAGACGAAACTTGATGGATTATGAAACTTTACCTAAAGGGTATTATGGCAATTCTACCATAGatgcaaaagttgttttaaaaGTGAGTGAACTCGATGAAATGCCACTCTATAAAATCGTTAAGCTGATTAAAGAGACTAAAAATATTGCTTTCACTGCTGATTATGTAAGAAACTCAATAAACTCTTTGGAGACAAATCAAGAGGATGGTTTAAGCATGGAATTGGAAGCTAGTGGTGCAGTAACGGTTCTAACAGAGTGGAAACATTTGGGTTTTCaggaaaatttagattttggAGGTTATGAATTAGTGAATTTTCTACCTGCACCATGCAAGATGCTTGCCACCGTCGATGCATGCATTTTCTCATCAGCTAATAAACTTGATGATCATGATCCATCAATGGATGGAGGAGTTAGGATATTTACTTCACTCCCCGTTGCTGCTATGCCTAAGTTCAAGGACGAAATTGAAGCTTTAAGGTTTCTTTATAGAAATTAA